AATTTTTATACTTGCAACACTCAAGTGTGTCTTTGAACCACAATGGGCCCAAGTTTGAAAGTTCTTTTATTCCCCTGGGATCCCAATTCGGACATTCATCTGAAATGCCTCGTTTCGCAGCGAGTCGAATGCAATTGGGACCAGGGAAAAGTTGAGAcaaaatggaaaaaacaaCAACTCAAAGGCGAGAAGTGTATCTACTGGATTGTGAGTTTCATCGGATGTTTGAACTGTTTTGTTGTATTAAACACAGCCATGGGTCTAAGATGCTGATATTTTGGGGGAAAGGTTTTGCCATCAGATGAGTCACAAGCGATATCGCCAAAAGTAACGACAGCAGCGCAAACCAAAGAACACAACTAACATGTGACTAGGAAAACGAAATGCTTCAAGACACAGCGACCACCATCAATGCTGTCCCACGCCAGCCAACAAAGGAAAAATTCATCCCTATTGGCCACATTTCACTGGATTCCAAGAACCCAGATGCAGAGCACATCGAGCTTGATTTGCCCGCCGTGAACATCTTCTGGATAAAGACTTTCTACATTAGACGGTCCATCCAGGGTCGTGGAATTGGGCGAGCTGCAATGGATGCGGTTGAGGCCATGGCAGTTCAAAAGCCACTACTGGCCGAGATATTGATGCTAGACACGGTTCAGAAAGATGAtcagaagagagaagaattTGCGAATGTAACATATGGTGGTACTCCAAAGGTAAGTCTGATTGTACATCGTCATGTCCTCGGTCAAGTAACTAATTGTTTGTAGACTATAAACCAGGAATGGTATGCTCGTCGGGGCTACCAATTGATCAAGACTGTGCAGGATTATTATCAGGACCCAGATAAGAATGGGAAGGTTTGGGAAACAAGGACGGTTTTTATGAGAAAGGACATTGCAGGTGATCAGTAAGGGCAGTTCATGTCATCTCAAATGGTTCTAGAGCTTGATACAACTATCGGTTGTGCCTCTTCCAACAGGGACCATGCAGCTTGAATAAAATATATAGACAACCTTAGATAAGTATACATCCCTAAGATTTCATAGCTGTCGAATGCTGTACTATGTAATAGTGTTAAATGGAACCACGAGGACCAATGCACTTGGTTTTGACTTGCAATTTCTTCCTGTTGCTCCAACAGGTGAGTTTGCTAAGACCAATCGTCAAAAATGCAGTGAACGACTTCGGATAGTTGAAGCTGTACTCAACTGCCAAATGGCTACATTCAAAGTTGCAGAAAAGCCACCAACAAATTGGAGGCCAAGTCCTGGAATCGGACTTTGAAAGGCGGACAGAGTCAACTCCGCCCGCTTGGGATAGGGTCTCCGGAGATAATATCT
The nucleotide sequence above comes from Penicillium digitatum chromosome 1, complete sequence. Encoded proteins:
- a CDS encoding Acyl-CoA N-acyltransferase, translating into MGPSLKVLLFPWDPNSDIHLKCLVSQRVECNWDQGKVETKWKKQQLKGEKCIYWIVLPSDESQAISPKENEMLQDTATTINAVPRQPTKEKFIPIGHISLDSKNPDAEHIELDLPAVNIFWIKTFYIRRSIQGRGIGRAAMDAVEAMAVQKPLLAEILMLDTVQKDDQKREEFANVTYGGTPKTINQEWYARRGYQLIKTVQDYYQDPDKNGKVWETRTVFMRKDIAGDQ